GCTTGTGAACCGCATGGTCAGTTTGTGGTTTTAGGGGTTTGAGGTATAGACTTTAGAGGTTTAAATTGTGCATTTACAAAATGGTGTATACTTGTGTGCACTCCTAGAGGTGCAGTTGTGGATTGCTAGCAGTAAAGGTATGCATTTTATGGGGTAGTGTTTTGCATGCTGTGTTAGTATGAGTGAGCTTTACGAATTGAATGCACAACCAAAGAGTTATTGATGCATTACCTTTTATATAAGAATGCACAATTGAAACAATATGAATCCACGAGTATCATATGAAAACACATGGTTAGTACTCGTACAACCAGGAGTGCATAAGCCATTTGTTCACTTGCCTTAAGGATGTCAATATGGTGGTCGGGACAATTAGAGGAGCTGAGAGTTAGTACTGTAGAACAATAGGAAGCTTAGAGATAGCGAATGCATTTGAAAAGAGATAGAGGCTCTAGATTAAACCACAGTTCTCACTTGGGCAACCAAAAGTTGTGAAGGATTTCTTACTTGAAGGCAGGAGGGAAAGAGTCTAAACTAAAGGCAAATGCATAGGAAGCACATGTCAAAGATGTAGCACTCGCCGTAGGAGATTGAACAAATCCGGTTGGTTGATTCAAGTCTAAATGCCATCAAACAAAGCCATATAAAGGTGATGGCCATATttagtaaataattagcctatcagtcaatttttgtttatttgattattattagttgtttgacttgattaaaaaatcaatataagtgtttggttaataagctttttgtaatttcaaaatactaaattttaaaaggctacttaaaacaaatttttcaattagtcttttgagaaaagaaattataccaaacagctattagctaacagctaatttaccaaatacttttctatcagctaatattatcaattaattataccttataatccaatcaactaacagccatttaccaaacaggaccgaTGTGGTTTCTCCCCATTAACGGAGTTAAGTAACAACAGACATGCCATCATaggcaaaaaaaagaaaaaaaaaaggcatttcACATCTAGGCAAGGAGAACACTCGTCTCTCTCACCATACTCGTCTCTGTTATCATGAATTCATGAGGGTCGGACCCTATgaaccaattaatatttttatccttgttataataatatacattatattatatactgtATATAACCATTACAAAGCTTGGTGTgaaattataaagttttgataactttttttttagtatacgACATGTtcgtttttaatttattgaaggtttatttttagatagtatatagtatattaaaaatggacttgtaatacattaaaaatggctatctaatatattaaaaataaatttttaataaatttaaaaaaatgtatattacattatactccgtaatatacaTCATGATGCATGATATAATGATTGAGTGGAAACCTCCGCCATTGTTCTTGATATTGCAGACCCAGTTGTGTCCATAGCATTGACAAATTCAAGAAACAACTTTTGACTTACCTAACACCATCTCTGATATTGCCCTATGCTAAGCCACTCTCTTCATCAACATACTGCAATCTCTACAACACGATTTCTGTGAAGGTATGCTTTATGTTTCTGAAATTTGATGTTACTGACGAATTTATTTACTTTGATAGTATAGCGCAATACCCAATTGCCAAAGCATATATATCTTGTTCGATAGTTCTAATCATCCCCGCTAAGCCCATTCCATAAATTCTTTTTCTAtaattgagacttgagagtaCCGACTCTGATCTAAGCTTCAGAAATGGCTTTTGTTGTGGTAACTTCTCTGCTAGAAATAGTAGAGAAACTTCTGAAACCCAATCCATCTTTGATTATTTGTAATCGAGAATTGGTAGTTTCTTTGTCCAATAAGCTCCGCTTTATTCAAGCCTTTCTTGAGGAATCTGAGCTGAAAGCCTACCACAGCTTGTCTAAGAAAATGTTGGAGGCAGAGATCCTAGATGTAGCTTCTGAAGCAGAAATGAAAATAGAATCTAGATTGAGAAAAGTTTATTTGGCAACTAACAAGGGAGAGGGAGGGTGTGTAGTTGCAGCTTATGAAGGGCTTCATCAAACCTTAGAAGAAGTATTAGTTAAAGATATTGACCCAGTTGAGTTAAGGATCTTAATAGAAAAAGTAAGAACTGCATCTCCACAAGTCAGTTCATCAGCAAATGATTTGAAGCAGGACAGAATGGTTGGGGCTGCTACCGAAGGGGCTTTAGAGCCAAAGGATCAGGTGATTGTAGGATTTGCAAAAGATGAAGCTATATTATTGCGAAGGCTCCTTAACCAACATCTATTGAAACGAGAAGTGATCTCGCTTGTTGGGGAAGGAGGCATAGGAAAAACTACACTAGCTAAGAGAGTCTTTGAAGAACTAGCTACTACTCACTTTGACATTTGTGCATGGATCGTTGTGTCTCAACATCATAACCTCAAAGAGATGTTAATTGGCCTTTTACGTTGTATCATGCCAATCACGACTGAAATCTCCATGAAAGACGAATCCCAGCTAGCAGAGCAACTTTGTAGAAGTTTGATAGGTCAGAAGTATTTAATTGCCTTAGATGACATATGGACTTTTACAGCTTGGGATGCCATCCAAGGATGTTTTCCAGATAATTTAAATGGAAGCCGAATCCTGATAACTACTCGGTTCATAGAGGTGGCTAGATACACAAGTAAGGATCCCCACTTCATGAAGTATCTAAGTCTAAAGGCAAGCTGGTCATTATTTGCGATGAATGTATTTGGGGGATCAACAAATAATGCTTTGTCCCCCTCACTTGAATACTCAATTTTTGGGATAAATAAATACTTGCCCCCCACATTTGAACACCCAATTTGGGGCAccaataaattatttgaattccTTGGGAGTCGTATTGTTCTACAATGCCATGGATTACCACTAGCAATTGTTTTGATAGCTGGACTTCTGGCAACAATGAAAGATTCATTAGAAATATGGAGAGATGTCGAGAAAACTCTGGGTGGAATAGAAAGGATTGATGACAGAATTTCAAAAATACTTTCATTGAGCTATACCTACTTGCCTAGTCACTTGAAAgcttgttttctttattttggaGTTTTTCCTGAAAATAGGGAAATTCCAGTTAagaaaataatcaatttatGGGTTGCAGAAGGATTTTTAAAGCAAAAGAAGAATAAGAGTTTGGAAGAAGTGGCAAAGAGTTGCTTGGTTGATCTTATTAATAGAAGTCTAGTTCAAGTTAACGAACTAAGCATTGATGGCAAAATCAAGTCATGTAAGATTCATGATCGATTACACGAGATTTGTGTGAGAGAAGCTAAAAAGGAGAATATAGTTTGTGTTATTGATGAAAAACATGCTCCAAAAACTAGTCGTTGGACAAGTTGGCAATCAAGTCATTGGCCAATCACTCAAGCAAATTATGGAAACCACACTTCCAATAAAATCCATTCCATTCTCTACAGTGGTAAAGAGTTATACCTTTCAAAATGCAGGTTGTCATACCCTTGTTTGGAATTGTTAAGAGTATTGGATTTATCTTTAATTAACTACTCACACAGCATTCCTAGTGGAATAGTGGAGTTGGTCCATTTGAGATACTTCGCTTTAAGAACTATTGGCTCTCTTTCTAAGTTTCGATTGTTGAAGCTTCAAAATTTGCAAACTCTCATTGTTTGTTCGTGGATAGATGAATATCCCTTGCAACTCCCATGTGATATTCTAGATTTACCACAATTGAGGCACTTGCGCCTTCAAAAGAAATGTTCACAATATCTCCCAAGCATGGTTCAAAAAAATCTACAAACTCTTTATTGGTTGAAAGTTTCTAGCTTGGATCAAAACCCAAACTTTAGAATGGTTCCAAACCTAAAGGAACTAGGGATCTACATTGAAGGTGAACTACTGCCTGGTTGTGTTGAGAGCCTCGTCCATTTACATCTACTTGAgaagttaaaatttgaaattggaAGGGTTGAACAGTTTTACCTTCCTACTGCTTTTCCATCAAACCTTAAGAAATTGACATTTCGTCGCACTTATCTTCCATGGGAAAAGATGGGTGTAATTGGCAAGTTGAAGAACCTTGAGGTGCTCAAATTGAAAGATTTTGCCTTTCATGGTCCAAAGTGGAAACCAAAAGTTGGGGAGTTTGGGGTATTAAAGGTACTCCTTATTGCACATTCAAATATCAAACAATGGAATGCAAATGTTCATCATTTCCCAGTTTTGGAGCGCCTAATCCTAAGATATTGTTGGGATTTGGAAAAGGTTCCAGATTGTTTTGCAAAAATtgaaacaatgaaattaattgTGTTAGATAGTTGTACTTCTTCTCTTGTGGCTTCTACAAACCAGTTTTCTTCTACAAACATGTTATTGTTTAAGAAAATGCCTGCACTTCCTGTTCGTCGTGTTGGAACTAAGGTTTCTCTCTAACTCTTCTTCAAAATATAAGGTCTCTGTCTTCAAATTCCTtgtgttaatttatttttattcttgttcTCATTTTTGATTACTTTTCAAGGTTGAATTGCCAAATAATGAAAGCTCTGAAGGAGAAAGTATAGAAAGCTCTGAAGAAGAAATTGT
This region of Ipomoea triloba cultivar NCNSP0323 chromosome 15, ASM357664v1 genomic DNA includes:
- the LOC116006172 gene encoding putative late blight resistance protein homolog R1A-3, translated to MAFVVVTSLLEIVEKLLKPNPSLIICNRELVVSLSNKLRFIQAFLEESELKAYHSLSKKMLEAEILDVASEAEMKIESRLRKVYLATNKGEGGCVVAAYEGLHQTLEEVLVKDIDPVELRILIEKVRTASPQVSSSANDLKQDRMVGAATEGALEPKDQVIVGFAKDEAILLRRLLNQHLLKREVISLVGEGGIGKTTLAKRVFEELATTHFDICAWIVVSQHHNLKEMLIGLLRCIMPITTEISMKDESQLAEQLCRSLIGQKYLIALDDIWTFTAWDAIQGCFPDNLNGSRILITTRFIEVARYTSKDPHFMKYLSLKASWSLFAMNVFGGSTNNALSPSLEYSIFGINKYLPPTFEHPIWGTNKLFEFLGSRIVLQCHGLPLAIVLIAGLLATMKDSLEIWRDVEKTLGGIERIDDRISKILSLSYTYLPSHLKACFLYFGVFPENREIPVKKIINLWVAEGFLKQKKNKSLEEVAKSCLVDLINRSLVQVNELSIDGKIKSCKIHDRLHEICVREAKKENIVCVIDEKHAPKTSRWTSWQSSHWPITQANYGNHTSNKIHSILYSGKELYLSKCRLSYPCLELLRVLDLSLINYSHSIPSGIVELVHLRYFALRTIGSLSKFRLLKLQNLQTLIVCSWIDEYPLQLPCDILDLPQLRHLRLQKKCSQYLPSMVQKNLQTLYWLKVSSLDQNPNFRMVPNLKELGIYIEGELLPGCVESLVHLHLLEKLKFEIGRVEQFYLPTAFPSNLKKLTFRRTYLPWEKMGVIGKLKNLEVLKLKDFAFHGPKWKPKVGEFGVLKVLLIAHSNIKQWNANVHHFPVLERLILRYCWDLEKVPDCFAKIETMKLIVLDSCTSSLVASTNQFSSTNMLLFKKMPALPVRRVGTKVELPNNESSEGESIESSEEEIVESSEEESVESSEEESVDSSDHEKGLEVQKSVMKYLKKKTSKALKWNALSELKRKVCRALRRK